The genomic stretch AATGCGGAGTAAAGGAGTCTTTAGGTAAGGGGAATATTCTTTCTTCAAGTTTTAAAATTATATCCAAAAGGCCCAAGGTGATTTTCACCTTGGGCCTTTTCGTGAATACAGCTTAAGTCCGAAAAATTTTTGTAATGTGAGAACGAAGTATTTTTTGGTTCTATATGATTTACTATGGGCAAAACTGAGCGCTGGCGGGTTATGGAGATCGAAGAATGGCGTGGACGGATGAATTGGGTGCCATGCTCATCATGAAGTCGATAATCATATTTGTTTTCCTTGCCCATGGTCAGTACTTACAGCACTGTTAGGATGCTTTATCCAATTCCCGTTACCAAGCTAATGCTCCTAATGAGCATTCCTGCTGACACTTCTGTTGGCTAAAATAGTGAGGAGGGAGTCCTGGCCAATGTCCCTGGGCATTTAAGTTTGGTAAGATCAGGATGCCTCCAGGGGGCTTTGTGCCGTAGGAACAATACCATTTCCCTGCCCTATCCGCACAAGCGGGACAGTTCCGCGGATAATTTACCCACAGTATTCCATATAGAACCAGAAATATTATCAGGTTTCCAGCAGTTATTTGGGATGAATAATAATCCAGCTAAAAAGTAAGGGGATAAACTAATGGAAATACACGAATGGTAGAGGAAATTGCTTTTAAATCACTCCCCTGAAAGGTGGGCTTAATCCAGCCCAATAAAACGCATTGGGCTAATTAGGTGATAGCATTAGAGGAATGTTTTTTGGCTTATGCCCCAAGGCTTTGCCTCGGGTTAATGTCAGGAAGGCTTTCAGCCTTCGGTTCTCTCTATAGGGGAAATGATAAAATTAGGCTTGGTGTGGTCATAAGCCGAATTTAAGTTTTAGAATAGCTATTCAGGATTCACTTTGACAGCTAAGATGTTAAATTCCTGCTCTTACCTCTTTTCATCAATTTTTCTTTTCCTGTTCATACGGTAAAGATGTTTTACAAAGTCACGATCAGCCTCTTGCAATAGATAGACTTGTTTTGGCTGGAGTACTTTGCTGAATTTTTTAATAGAGGATTTTTCTAGGTCCAGTAACGATTGTTGAAGTTCAAGTTTGGTATTGATCAATTGGGTGGCCTTATCATCGGTAAGGGTTTCTTTATCTTCATTGGAAATATCCCTTAACTGATGCAGAAGGGCTCTTCTTTCATCTTCAAATGTGTTGTAAAGCGGCCAAAATTGTTCCGCCTGATCGGGGGAAATGTCCAATTTTTGAGTAATATAAGCGATTTTTGCAGCTTCCAGTTTTTCACGGTCATAGCGGGGTTCCTCACCTCTTCGCTGAGCCAAAAGGCTGGAAGAAATCAAGGCCATCCAAATTAATAAGCTGATCTTTTTCATGATTTTTGTATTTTCCAGTTTTCTCTGATTTCCGGGGTTAATAATACCATAGTTCCTCCTCTAGCTCGTTTTCGCTAAATTGGTAAGACTGCCATTGTTCCTCTACTAACTCATTTAAGATAGCATTTGGGTCATCTGCTAGTGATAATACATCTTCGGCACTCCACTCTCCCTGATCAATTAATAGTTCGATTTCATCTTCCACGGCCAATGTGGAGGAATTGTTTATTTGTGTAATATTTTCCGTTTCAAGTTTAATAATAAATAAACTGGTGGATAGGATCACCATTGCTGCAGCTGCCCAGCTAATCCAGATAACTCGCTGTTTGTTTTGTGCTCTTTTAGTCATTATCTGGGCAGGAAGGCCATCAAAGTAGCCTTCTGGCTCTCGGAAAATATCACCTTTTGGAATGTTCTTTTTCATAACCTGTACGTTAGACAATGGCTCCTTCAAAAGGTTTAGTCGCCATTGATTTCCTTTTCGATCTTTTTCACGGCATGATGATAGCTTGCCTTAAGCGCTCCTATAGATGTTTGTGTGATTTCGCCGATTTGGTCGTAACTCAAATCCTCGAAATACTTCATATTGAATACTAGCCGCTGTTTTTCCGGTAATTTTAGCAGAATCTTTTGGAGCAATCGCTGGATGTCATTCCCATCGATGTAGGGAGAGGTGTCCAGATAACTGGCCAT from Echinicola soli encodes the following:
- a CDS encoding Spy/CpxP family protein refolding chaperone, yielding MKKISLLIWMALISSSLLAQRRGEEPRYDREKLEAAKIAYITQKLDISPDQAEQFWPLYNTFEDERRALLHQLRDISNEDKETLTDDKATQLINTKLELQQSLLDLEKSSIKKFSKVLQPKQVYLLQEADRDFVKHLYRMNRKRKIDEKR